A segment of the Gemmatimonadales bacterium genome:
CTGCGCGGCTCTTCGAGCTGAGTTCGGGAAAGCCGTACGAACCGCCTGAGCCGGCGAGCTTGTGTAGCGCCCGGCGCAATTCATCCAGCGCACCGCTGTCGCCGTTCTCAGTGCGCTCGATAAAGGCCCACAGCTCGGCGACCCGTTCGGGCGCGTCCCCGAGATACTCGACCCGAAGCAGCCGGATGGTTTCGGCCAGTGCGTCGTCACCGTTCGTCACGCGGCCCCCTATCCGTCGGCAGGAGGAATCCTACGCCGGGCCAGAGGCGGAGGCTAGTTCGCGGCGCAGCAGATGCCGAAGGAAGGGTACGACCCCCGCCGATCTCGTCGCCAACCCAAGGGCGGAGCCGTCTGCGCCGATGGTCCCGCACACCGAGGCAGCATGATCGGCAACGACCAGCAGCGGTCGCCCACCCCAGTAGGCGATCAGTTCCTGTTCGGGGACCGAACGTAGCGCGGCGCCCCGCGGCGCCGGCGCTCCGAGCGCCAGGGCACGCAAGGTCACGTGTCGAGCGGCGAGGCGTTCGAGCGCCGGGTAAAGCGTCGAGGCC
Coding sequences within it:
- a CDS encoding Hpt domain-containing protein, yielding MTNGDDALAETIRLLRVEYLGDAPERVAELWAFIERTENGDSGALDELRRALHKLAGSGGSYGFPELSSKSRAGEHEAQRLLESGAPVSAAEQKTLRSMVQGVADEFADASARGDPAPG